Proteins co-encoded in one Kribbella qitaiheensis genomic window:
- a CDS encoding ATP-binding protein, protein MGDGAGLVGRDSEIEQLRAALSAARSGAASALFLIGEPGIGKTRLATEAVGLAVESGIIAVRGRVSTVGPIVPYRPLIEALQALSRTENLPELESLGTYGAVLSRLIPGLSDPLGSTPSAVGSPVVVAEALLRLLTLVGDKRGCLFVLDDLHDADAETLAIVEYLVDNLHPAPVALLLASRAEPCAATDLAVISRQRGTATVLEPQPLNREQVQQLAAQRLELGADEIPVDVVDRLTTGSAGNPFLVEELAYAFSKQGFEEADGPAVPVSVARSVSRRTDRLGPNALMILTTAAVIGQRFPIDLLQHATGAAEGEVVATVHAGVGAQLVQSDSPAPDWYAFRHPLTAEALISDLTPSERAGHSGRVADAIAARYPGLPGEWCARSAELRERSGELAEASRLYAEAGRRALATGAVRSAITLLVRADLDPDGDPEHRAGPAR, encoded by the coding sequence ATGGGGGACGGGGCAGGGCTCGTAGGGCGAGACAGTGAGATCGAACAGCTACGGGCTGCTCTGTCCGCGGCCCGGAGCGGCGCGGCCAGCGCCCTGTTCCTGATCGGCGAGCCTGGGATCGGCAAGACCAGGCTCGCCACCGAGGCCGTCGGCCTCGCGGTCGAGAGCGGCATCATCGCAGTACGCGGCAGGGTCAGCACAGTAGGCCCGATCGTTCCCTACCGCCCGCTGATCGAGGCACTGCAGGCTCTGTCACGCACTGAGAACCTCCCAGAGCTCGAGTCCCTCGGCACCTACGGTGCAGTGCTCAGCCGGCTCATACCTGGCCTGTCCGACCCGCTCGGCTCGACGCCCTCCGCGGTGGGATCCCCGGTCGTCGTCGCCGAGGCGCTGTTGCGGCTGCTCACCCTCGTCGGTGACAAGCGTGGATGCCTCTTCGTTCTCGACGACCTGCATGACGCGGACGCCGAAACCCTGGCAATCGTCGAGTATCTGGTCGACAACCTCCATCCCGCCCCGGTGGCTCTCCTCCTGGCATCCAGAGCAGAGCCATGTGCCGCGACCGACCTGGCCGTCATCAGCCGGCAGCGAGGTACGGCAACTGTGCTCGAGCCACAGCCGTTGAACCGCGAGCAGGTCCAGCAGCTCGCAGCTCAGCGCTTGGAGCTCGGTGCCGATGAAATCCCGGTCGATGTCGTGGACCGGTTGACCACCGGCAGCGCCGGAAATCCCTTCCTGGTCGAGGAACTTGCCTACGCCTTCAGCAAACAGGGCTTCGAGGAGGCGGACGGCCCGGCTGTCCCGGTGAGCGTGGCTCGCAGCGTCAGCCGCCGAACCGACCGGCTCGGGCCGAACGCGCTGATGATCCTGACCACGGCCGCCGTCATCGGGCAGCGCTTTCCGATCGACTTGCTGCAGCACGCCACCGGCGCCGCGGAGGGTGAGGTCGTCGCCACCGTGCACGCGGGGGTCGGTGCACAACTCGTCCAGTCCGACAGCCCGGCTCCGGACTGGTACGCGTTCCGCCACCCGCTGACGGCCGAGGCACTCATCAGCGACCTGACACCAAGCGAGCGAGCCGGGCACTCCGGCCGGGTCGCGGACGCCATCGCGGCCCGCTACCCCGGCCTGCCGGGCGAGTGGTGTGCCCGCTCCGCGGAGCTCCGCGAGCGCTCGGGCGAGCTGGCCGAGGCCTCCCGCTTGTACGCCGAGGCCGGCCGCCGAGCACTGGCGACCGGAGCTGTCCGGTCCGCCATCACCCTGCTCGTCCGCGCGGACCTGGATCCGGACGGCGATCCCGAGCACCGGGCCGGCCCTGCTCGGTGA
- a CDS encoding LuxR family transcriptional regulator — translation MFEELAAAGLPSTRRAVLHAQFANAAHLAGDQARALEQITSARGLLGPDPAPAASAQIDVIGVYIELGRQNPGRLEAAAELAERAVKAAAQAGLPIVTCDALQLLGYLIRDRDEEQADRLYEEARQIAERNELPIFRIYSEVFLSRALCLRTGRTGELEEARDSALGIGALPLAYEAGYHLALQQLQRGDFKSGQRELDESLRTALRLRLGRVVPFLRLGQAIRPAHQGNRGQMEEALATLTAEDLSAPGIRPASYGLARAICSLLEEDLERANQEFAQAIALDLDNPTMIDFGKQGLMLLVGVLEGRNGWQHYVDVAGRSASKTRWNRQFAQFAHAVLLGRDGDVVGANAAAGEALEAAEIYPLGRHLALRLVIEAAFESGWGEPVVWAREAEDYFQANNIPAVASACRGMLRSMGAPVRQRRTGDEDVPPSLRKLGITVRELEVGRLLAQRIPNKGIAKRLHISPRTVEKHVANLLTKTGQHDRDAFASYAAKEFG, via the coding sequence ATGTTCGAGGAGCTGGCCGCCGCCGGACTGCCGTCGACCCGCAGGGCAGTCCTGCACGCACAGTTCGCCAACGCCGCGCATCTGGCCGGTGACCAGGCCAGGGCGCTTGAGCAGATCACCAGTGCGCGCGGGCTGCTGGGCCCGGACCCAGCACCTGCCGCTTCCGCGCAGATCGACGTCATCGGCGTCTACATCGAGCTGGGACGACAGAATCCAGGGCGGCTGGAGGCAGCAGCCGAGCTGGCCGAGCGCGCCGTCAAGGCCGCCGCGCAGGCCGGTCTGCCGATCGTGACCTGCGATGCGCTCCAACTCCTCGGCTACCTCATCCGCGACCGTGATGAGGAGCAGGCCGATCGGCTCTACGAGGAAGCCCGTCAGATTGCCGAACGCAACGAGCTGCCGATCTTCCGGATCTACTCGGAGGTCTTCCTGTCCCGCGCCCTTTGCCTGCGCACAGGTCGGACCGGCGAGTTGGAGGAGGCTCGCGACAGCGCCCTGGGCATCGGCGCGCTTCCCCTCGCTTACGAGGCCGGCTACCACCTTGCCCTGCAGCAGCTGCAGCGTGGCGACTTCAAGAGCGGGCAGCGGGAACTGGACGAGAGTCTGCGGACAGCGCTCAGGCTCCGACTCGGCCGGGTCGTCCCGTTCCTCCGCCTCGGGCAGGCGATCCGTCCCGCGCATCAGGGCAACCGGGGCCAGATGGAGGAAGCGCTCGCAACTCTGACCGCGGAGGACCTGTCCGCGCCGGGGATCCGGCCCGCGTCGTACGGGCTGGCGCGGGCGATCTGTTCGCTGCTGGAGGAGGACCTGGAGCGCGCCAACCAGGAGTTCGCTCAAGCGATCGCCCTGGATCTCGACAACCCCACGATGATCGATTTCGGCAAGCAGGGGCTGATGCTGCTCGTCGGCGTGCTCGAAGGGCGGAATGGCTGGCAACACTACGTCGACGTTGCGGGCCGGAGCGCGAGCAAGACCCGGTGGAACAGGCAGTTCGCGCAGTTCGCGCATGCGGTGTTGCTGGGGCGGGACGGTGATGTGGTGGGGGCCAACGCGGCGGCGGGTGAGGCGTTGGAGGCGGCGGAGATCTATCCGTTGGGGCGGCATCTGGCGTTGCGGCTGGTGATCGAGGCGGCGTTCGAGAGTGGCTGGGGCGAGCCGGTGGTTTGGGCCAGGGAGGCTGAGGACTACTTCCAGGCGAACAACATTCCGGCGGTGGCCAGCGCGTGCCGGGGGATGTTGCGGAGTATGGGCGCACCGGTACGGCAGCGGCGTACCGGGGACGAAGACGTGCCGCCGAGTCTGCGGAAGTTGGGGATCACGGTGCGGGAGTTGGAGGTGGGCCGGTTGCTGGCGCAGCGGATCCCGAACAAGGGGATCGCCAAGCGGCTGCACATCTCGCCGCGGACCGTGGAGAAGCACGTCGCGAACCTGCTGACCAAGACCGGTCAGCACGATCGCGACGCGTTCGCCTCCTATGCGGCCAAGGAATTCGGCTGA
- the thrS gene encoding threonine--tRNA ligase: protein MNEAVHDHRKLGRELGLFDSDPLIGAGLPYWLPAGAAIRQALERYIADVERRAGYQQVYSPVLGKRELYEISGHWSKYSEDMYPPMDIGEEQLVLRPSLCPHHALMYRSRAHSYRELPLRISEIGGMYRSELSGVLGGLTRVRAIQLNDGHIFCSLDQVAGEASAALELINQAYRDLGISASRYLLSLPAEDARFGDPESKYVGDADSWALAASLLRDVLDNAGIDYEEAPGDAAFYGPKIDIQIKDAAGRESSLSTIQIDFHQPERFDLEYIGADGNKHRPVMVHRSIIGSIERAVAHLIEVHGAAFPAWLAPVQLVVLPISAAEEKLASDVHRLALDLGLRVELAYADEGTLGARIRENRHAPYQAIIGPKEAAAGQIALRERSGAQLEPAAMGERLRELAASLAQPNSLAA, encoded by the coding sequence CTGTTCGACTCGGATCCGCTGATCGGCGCGGGTCTGCCGTACTGGTTGCCCGCAGGCGCGGCGATCCGCCAGGCGCTCGAGCGCTACATCGCCGACGTCGAGCGAAGAGCCGGCTACCAGCAGGTCTACTCACCCGTGCTCGGCAAGCGCGAGCTCTACGAGATCTCGGGCCACTGGTCGAAGTACAGCGAGGACATGTACCCGCCGATGGACATCGGCGAAGAGCAGCTCGTACTGCGGCCGAGCCTGTGCCCGCATCACGCGCTGATGTACCGATCTCGCGCGCACAGCTATCGTGAACTCCCGTTGCGGATCTCCGAGATCGGAGGGATGTACCGCTCCGAGCTGTCCGGCGTACTCGGTGGGCTGACCAGGGTCCGCGCGATCCAGCTCAACGACGGCCACATCTTCTGCAGCCTGGATCAGGTCGCGGGGGAGGCAAGCGCCGCGCTCGAGCTGATCAATCAGGCGTACCGGGATCTCGGCATCAGCGCGTCCCGCTACCTGCTCTCGCTGCCGGCCGAGGATGCGCGGTTCGGCGACCCGGAGAGCAAGTATGTCGGGGATGCGGACAGCTGGGCCCTGGCGGCATCGCTGCTAAGGGACGTACTCGACAACGCAGGCATCGACTACGAGGAGGCGCCCGGCGACGCGGCCTTCTACGGCCCGAAGATCGACATCCAGATCAAGGACGCGGCCGGCCGCGAGTCGTCCCTGTCCACCATCCAGATCGACTTCCACCAGCCGGAACGCTTCGACCTCGAATACATCGGTGCCGACGGCAACAAACACCGCCCGGTGATGGTGCACCGCTCGATCATCGGCAGCATCGAACGCGCCGTAGCCCACCTGATCGAAGTCCACGGCGCAGCCTTCCCAGCCTGGCTCGCCCCCGTCCAACTCGTAGTACTCCCGATCTCCGCCGCCGAAGAAAAGCTCGCCTCGGACGTCCACCGCCTCGCGCTGGACCTTGGCCTACGGGTGGAGCTCGCCTACGCCGACGAGGGCACCCTCGGCGCCCGCATCCGGGAAAACCGCCACGCGCCGTACCAGGCGATCATCGGTCCGAAGGAGGCAGCCGCCGGCCAGATCGCGCTGCGCGAGCGCAGCGGCGCCCAACTCGAGCCGGCGGCGATGGGGGAGCGGCTACGAGAACTCGCGGCCTCGCTCGCTCAGCCGAATTCCTTGGCCGCATAG